The DNA window ATGGCAATTTTATGAATATAAGCATGTCAGTGTGGTGTGTTGGGCTGCTGTGTGCTGCCGTGTCCATTTTTTTTAAAATGCTGCAGTTTTCATGTCCTATGCGGCTGAGGTGCCTGATGCACAGGAGCCAAGCGTCTGGTGTTGCACAGGTCTGTTCTAATGAGCCAGGGGTAGTTTGGTCCTGTCAGGTGGGTGGggagaggtgaaaagattaaaggaaaaaaaaaggtgAGAAAATGGTTGAAATCCCTTGAATCGAAACAATTCGCAGCCTCAGTGTCAAACTTCAAAAGGCAGACGAATTGGATGTCTAAATGTTGCGAGGCAGACGAATTGGATGTCAAATATTGAAATTTCTCGTTTATTCCATGCAAAATCATTTTAACATAGAGCTCTTATAACATATACTCCGCCTTTTTTTCTATATGAACTTCAATGCCAAAATCTAAAGCATTTTTTCTCTTTTTACGGAGTAGCAATTTGTATATATGTAAATAAATTGTGTAAGTTTTTTTTAGGGGAATAAAATGTGACGGACTTTAATCCTGCCCCTTGCGTCGGTCGTAtaccggcccggcccggcccaaaaCACGCTTTCTTCCTTCTCCAAACGACGGAAGAAACTTCCTGCTTGGCACGAACGGAGCACGAGTATCCATCCAACCGCTCCTCCCTCGTCCGGCAGGCGACGACTCGATtccttcccctcctcctcctcctcctcgtctctTTCACCGGCGACTCCGGTCTCCTccttctccgccgccgccgccaagagaTCGATCCGACCCCGAGCGCCCGATCCCCCAATCCACCCACCAACCGCCGGCGCGCGCGGAAGATTCAGATTTGGCCCCTCACCGGTAATAGGGGGGAAATCGAGGATGGGCGCGTGGATGTCGCGCGTGTGGTTCCTCATGTTCCCGGCGCGGGAGTACAAGCTCGTCGTCGTGGGGCTCGACAACGCGGGGAAGACCACCACGCTCTACAAGCTCCACCTCGGCGAGGCCGTCACCGCCGCGCCCACCATCGGCAGCAACGTCGAGGAGGTCGTCTTCAAGAACCTCCGCTTCGAGGTCAGCTCCCCCCGCCcggtcccctctctctctctctctttcctccCACCCGGGGCCATAGAGCGCGAATTCTAGGCTGGATTCGCTGCGCGGCTAGCCTGCGCTGCGGTCACCGCCGGATCGACCGCTGCGGCGGAGGCTGGTTTCTCAGTTAGGCCTAAGATCTATGCTGTACAGGTAGGGCCTTAGAGGGGAAAGGTGGAATTTTGTGTTGCTTTCGCTGCCCTTGTTGCGTTGTTCATAGGAGTATTGAGAATTTGAGATGTCCTGCTACCTACTACCTGTGTGCAGGGCCATTGTAGGTATCTGAGGTTGTGCTTGAGAGTTCACGACAAATTGAGAACCCCCATCGTGTAGGATGAATGTAGTAGCTGAGATGTGGTTAGCTTGTGAATCGATAAGATGCTGGTGGTGTCTACTGCATGAATCCATCAACACTGGCGGTACAAGTCCACAAACCTTTGCCTGGTGCCCTTTAGTCTGTTTTTACTTGTTATTAGAAGCGGAGTATTACACAGTTTAGGATTCAGTGGTTATGTGTATGATCTGCCCTTTGGAAGTTGTTTTGCTCAACCTTTTAATCTAGCTGTGATGGCCACCTGACTATTGACAATGGACACCGATGTTTTCTCTGTTTCATCACGGGGATTATTCCAACCTGGTTTTGTAATTCCTGTTCTGGATCAAACAAGCAGCTAGTATTTTTACTTTTGTTTGTCTAACACATTAGTCAATTCAGTGATGAAATAAATAAATCTTGCCATTGCATATTTGTTTGGGTAACACATTACTGAGTTCAACCTCCAGTTTTTATCCATTGGATTTGATCATtgttgatgtggtggtgtactCCTTTACGCTAGTTTAAATATTGAGTTGTTCATCATCATATAGTTGGCTATATTAATCAGTTGAATTGTATCAAATTCTCAAGGTAAAGATTTAGAAGATTTGAGTCATTAGGTTACTATCCATCTCCAAACGTTTAATTTTCATTGGCTGAAATGAGTATTAAAACATTAAAACTCTTTGTTGGCCCGTGCAAACACTGCTAAGAATATTACCTGTCTGCAATCATACCTTTGATTGGAGAATATATTCTTTGGGCGGCTGCACTAcaaaatgaaaaataaaaaacacagaTGCTCAGACATTAGGCAACTTGTACTGTCAAAGCACCACTTTATGGAATAAGTGTTTGCAATTTATAGTGCTACATTTGTTTTCTTCATGCTTTCTTGAAGGAAACAAAAACATCTGTTTAGGGAGTTGCTAATAGAAAAATGACAAATAATCTGTAAATTTTAATATGCTTAAGACAGGACATGGTATAATGCTCACTTGTCTCCTGGAAAGAAGTATTTTGCTGCAAGTGGTGTGAACTTTTATGACAATATTTAACATGTTACTTCTGTGGGTGTCAAGGTTGCCACTTTAGCTCTTTAGTTCTGCAGGATCAAGGAGATCTTTCTTCTTGTTGCTTATCAACAATAGTGGCGTGTTACTTGTATATACTAAAATTATGTAACAAATCCGGTAACGGCACATACATGTCTCACTTGAGAACGAGCTCATTTTGTGTATGTTTTGTATTCTGTCCACATGCAGTGCATTTTCCAGAGCTGAACCTATATCATAAGAGTTGAGCAGCCATACATACAGCTTGTTGCTAACATACTGCTTGAATGAACCAGGTCTGGGATCTAGGAGGGCAAGAAAGCCTGCGCACGTCATGGGCGACATACTACCGAGGGACGCACGCTGTCATTGTGGTGATCGACAGCACGGACCGCGCGCGGATCAACATCATCAAGGACGAGCTGTTCCGCTTGCTCCAGCACGCGGACCTGGAGGGCGCGGTGGTCCTGGTGTTTGCCAACAAGCAGGACCTCAAGGACGCCATGCCCCCCGCGGAGATCACCGACGCGCTCTCCCTCCACAGCATAAAGAACCACGACTGGCACATCCAGGCCTCGTGCGCCATCACTGGCGAGGGCCTCTACGACGGCCTCGGCTGGATCGCGCAGAAGGTGGCCGGCAAGGCAACCGCGAGCTGACGTGCAGGAAAGCATTGGCTGTGGTTCATGAATGGATGGATTTGTTGAAGGATAGGGGTGGCAGGGTGGGTTTGTTTCTTCCTGCCACCATGCCCCAATGCttatttatgtttttttttaagaaaaacgcCTTAAACTTTGTGTCTGTATTCCAATCAATCTGAATATATGAAAATTGGAAAAAGGGAGCAAATTTGCACACCATCATCAGATATGAGATTTTTTCTGACCCAGCGACCCTTGTGCAAACGCCTCCAGTCACTGAGCTTCATGAGTGGAATCAATCTTGCAGTGCGGTAATAAACAAAGAGATAAAGCCTTGCATTAAGGTGAGTTGCCGCTGACCTGGGAAGAAGATACTCCTGTGCTGTGCCCAATTTGCTCCTGGAGACAGGCTGTCAAATGTTAACTCCTGCCTCCCTTGTCGGCTTCATCTGTTGATGCGTCAGGTCGCTTCCAAGTGGGCTATCTCCTTGGTGGGCAGAAATGTTGTCAGCGAGCACACAACAGAAGCAGCAGGGACCGTCGAATGATTGGTCTGGCTGCTGCGACCGTACACTACAGTGATGTCACACTTCATATTGAGCATGAGGTTTGTGTGATTGTGTCTGAAAACAGCTGAGTTCAGGGAAGGGCTGGCTGTTGCATCAGTGTACGAATGAGGGGCAAAGGACCTTCAGTACCGCGTCGAATTCACACCCAACCAATGAACCGAAGGTGCCTGCCTCAAGGCTCTGCGTGCAGCCGTGGCGGCCGACGAAGCTGAACGAGGAAGATCGCGTCAGCGTATGGGCAATACTGCGCATATGACTGCACATGCTGAAGTGAGGTGCGTCACAGCTATTGATGCTACAGTCTGTGATAGGATGCCACCGTTTTCCAACAAAGGACACCCTTtctgtctctttttttttttttgcaattattCTTTCAGGCAAGAAACCAAGATTTGCTAACACTATACATGTTTTTGGTATTTGATTTTAACAGTTTCTAGTTTTAGAACATAAAGGATCTAATTCTAGCATAGTGCTATGTCAAAGTGTCTTAGacttgaccaagtttatataaaaatatattaatatttagcATATTAATAAATGTCATTGGatttatcatgaaatatattttcatggtaTATCTTTTTGaagtcataaatattgatattattttctataaattttgtcgattactccatccgtcccaaattataagtcattccaactttcttagagagtcaaagcatctcaagtttgaccaaaattatagagagaattataaagaTGTATGACATCAAATATATGTACTACAAAAATATAATCAATAAAGAGTCTAATGAaacttatttagtatcataaatattactaTTTTATTATATCAATTTGGTCAAAGCTgagagatgctttgactcttaagaaagttggaatgacttataatttgggatggatggAGTATAAACTAATTTGACTTAGATCAAATCTAGAATTGTATCCTTTGTAGGATGGAGCGAGGTACTAATTGTCATGAAAAACACATTTATGGTCCCCATGTATTTGTTAGATATTGTAACTATATCCGAATTAAAAAAAGTGCTCAAATTGCAACCATGACAAGTCATATGCGCACGATAAAGGTTTATATATTTTGGGTTTCATACATGATCTAAGTTGGTTCAAAAGTctacctgttcgcttgatcgtttctgtggcttataagccggttgatgctgttttgttgtgagagaaaaatattgtatcatggctgataagcatggctgatacgatcgaGCGAACATGGTGTTACACTATACATATAGctgttaaaaaaaaaactagctgCGTCATCGATGTGCACAACTTCGACTTCAGATCACTGCAATACCACCTTGTTTATACTACTAGTAAGAACCACTGCAGGCATGTCCCACTATACATATATAGTTCCAGTTGTAtgtatatattatattatataggaATCGGTAGTGTCAAGATTAGTTGGTGTGTTATTCCAAATGCATGGCAGGGTGGTGTCCCCAAATATTCCCCGAGCAGACGTCTTGTCCGATCCATTCTCGCCATCGGTCCGTTGTGATAAACGTATGACCGAGTACCAAGCTAGCTAGGTCCCCGAACCAACCATTTTGGTGGCATCATGAAGCCATACAAGGGTTCAAACCGTGATGCCGACATTATTAGCCACATCCGAATGCAATTTCGTTTCGAAGGACGTGTGTCCATGGTTTGTAACATGCTGTCGATACTACATAGGAGTATATGTATGATTGTGTTTGTTACTTGTATATGTACGGCCGATCGAGTCACATCCGAATGCAACTCTGCTTTTTGTCCCCAACATGCATGGAGCCATTGTAGGCTAAGATTACCGAGTCAATCTTGTTTTGGTGCTTGGACGGTTATCTTACTAAGTATTCATCCTGTTGCGCAAACAATTTTGCAGATAACAAAGACCTAAGAGTAACGAGTGAGGTGATGATGGATCGACTCTATTCTATTGCACAAACCAAACGAAAATAAGTGAAGAGTGAGAGAGCGATGGACTAataactcctttatcaaaccaaacaccctaataTATATATTAACCTCCCTATACACTCCCTGGGAATGTTAGGGAAATGCAGACTCGTGTACAGTGTGCATGGTGTATGGCCGATGCACCTTGCAGCTGCAGCTAACCTCCCTGATTCCGAGCCCACCACACGGAAGATGCCGCCTCCCTGCTATTTGGGCTCTTCCTCCCCGGCCTCTCTTTGCAAATTGCACCTCGCTCTCTTTGCGTTTAATACATCAAGTCAAACCACAACGCCGTAGACGTAGTAGAGAGCTAGCTATATTACCGAGCACCCTCTCTCTATCGCTCCTTCCCTCTGTCTCTCTCCCCTCCTCTCTCACTCACTCGACGCACGCACGGAGTTAGCTAACGGGAGACATGGAGGTCGCCACTTGCATGCTCCTTGCTCACGCTCATGGCGTTGGCGTCCTACcgccaccaccagcagcagcacgcTCTGTGACGAAACACAGCTACACCTACACGAGGAGGAAGCGCCTCGCCACGGTGCGAGGCGTCATGGCGAGGcctcaggaggtggtggtggcgccgGCGCCACCGGCAGCGAGGCCAGCACCCGCGAGGGAGAGAACAGCGCCggcaccgccgccgcctgccGCCGCCGACACCACCACCACATACCACGACAACTGGTTCGACAAGCTGGCCATCGGGTACCTCTCCCGGAACCTTCAAGAAGCTTCTGGTACGTACTTTGCCCGCCTGCACATACACTCATTCGTTCTCGCCACCTTTGGAATGATCGAAAGTTTCTTCCTTCCATGACTGCGATTGCTTCGCTCTCCGGGCGGACACGAACCAAGCCGACAAAGTTTCGGGCGAACAATACCATGCTTTATTCCAAGAGAGAGCTGCTCGCACGTAGTATCTCGCGCACTGTCCCCCCCTGCAAAAATACATACAGAGACATGTTTTCTTGTTAAACTGTCGTCGTGTGTCTTTTTCTCTCTCTCGGGCTTGGATTCATCTTTGTCGTCGTCTCATCTCATGCGCtgctagtagtactagtagttttGGCTTCCTTGTGCGCACAGGAGTAGTAGTACCATGTCATCAATGGTGCCGATCGATGTTGATAACCATGTAAGCGACTGCACGCGATGTGACGTTAAGTTTTTTCTGTCCGAAACAAGCATAGATATATCCTCCTCGACTTAGTGTTGATGGCTACCTTTTCAGACTCTTATAAACTTCTGTACCGACTTgtatgtttgtttgtttttttgtgtGCTATTATTAAGCCAAAAGATAGGAAAAGCTGATTGCGTTGTGGGCGTATGAGTTGTACTGTGTAATCGTAGAAAGCTTCTTATTATATATAGGAGTATACTTCATTCAATATATAGAAGGTACAATTATATATTGCAACAAAATTAAATGGAAGTGTGCATCAGCATATCGGCAAAGAGAGGTCCAAAGCCGCGATTCGCACAGGTGTGAGGTGCGCATGTCTAGGAATCTAGTAGTGCCTGTGAATCCATCCTTAATCTTTGGGTGTTCGCCaacttctctctcttcttttgtgCGCTAGTAATTAAGATATCGAGGCAGGGAATATAATGGTGGTCAACGACTTCCTTCCGTAGAAATTAATTaaccacaattacccaaataaaTGACCATATACAAGCAAGAGCACCAGAGTTCGTTAACACTACGGTTGTTCAATTAGTTATATAGAGATACATGTGAAAAGATCGTGATGTTCTGTTTATTAGATTTGTGTTTGGTTGTTCGTATGGGCTCGGGCTCGGGCGTTTCATCAGAACCATGTATGATGATGTGTGAACCGCATAGATAAAGGACCTGTTTGGATCATTAATTAATACTAAAAATTAGTAGCTAAAATGAATACTAGCAGATCCAAATAGACATGCGGGAGTCATAGTGGATCAAACAGACTTAAACCCGCTAATTATTAGCTAGTGGGTTGTTAACTATTAGTTCCATTACTTGGTTCGATGTTGCTAATAAGTGCTAATAGTTTATATACACCCTCAACTCAGTATCCAGAACCacctattagctagctaataacTAATTTTTAGTAGTAATAGATCCTTTACGCTTACAAGCCTCGTACCTACCTGTTTGACGATTGTGCATTCTTTCGAACCCACTAGACCACTAGTCAGTACAAAGATTCTCTGATCTTTGGGGGGATGGTAGTAGTAGACTAGTAGTAGCTAGTAGTAGATTAGGCGAGCATGTGGTACAACACTAGCTCCGATCTGTGCCTTACCTCGTCCGTTGGATATGAACTGAACGGCCGGCCTACATAAGCTGCAACACACCGTGTCCTCCACTGTTCTCCACAGTGCCCTGTGCCCCCCTACCAAATTAACAAGATCCCATGCCCTCTCGTTTCTTTCCCGTCCTGTCGCAGCACGGCGTTGACAGCGGGAAAAGCATTGAAAAGATGTTAAAAGAAATTTCTCAACAGTCATGTGATTGCTACTCGTACCAGCATTTGGTTCATGCATGTCTGATGGTTGTGTGCAGGGATGAGGAACGGAAAGGACGGCTATGAAGGCCTGATAGAGGCGGCACTGGCCATCTCCGCGCTGTTCAGGGTTGATCAGCAGTGGGAgaccgtggccagcgctctcgAACGGGCATTCCCCAGCTACATCCTCACAATGGCAAGTATACTTCTATATATGCTCCCCGCAAAACTATTGCAAGctagataaaaaaaaaaaaaaaaatcatttcgaAATGGCAGGAGAAAAACACGAGGTATCTATTATAGACGGTTTAGAAAGTAGTAGGGGGTTCTTTGAATACAAGGTGAATTTTGTTTGTATTTTACCTCATCCTGAACTGACAGCACTTGCACCGGTGCGGATGCAGATAAAGGTGATGATGCCACCCTCGAGATTTTGTCGGGAGTACTTTGCCGCCTTCACCACGATATTCTTCCCTTGGCTCGTCGGACCATGTGAGGTATAATACATATATGAATACACATACTTCGCCTTCTTGTTCAAACGCTCTTTCTCCTCCATGTGATATTTCTTTCCAGAAATGACAGTGTTATGGCCTGAACAGAGTATTGTTAAGGGTTAATGCTGAGCATATAGTGCATGCATATAGTAGTGGAACATGCAGTCATGGATGGAACATGCTGCAATATGGTTTTTGCCTTCTTACATATACATGCAGCCCCAGCAGTGTCCATAAAGTTGTATGAGTAATCATTGTCACTGAACATTGCAAGGTCAGGGAATCCGAAGTTGATGGAAGGAAAGAGAAGAATGTGGTCTACATACCCAAATGCAGGTATTAACTCGTCATCCAGaaattctttgattggataaaaaaAGTTAAATGTAGACTGGGTTAGTCATAGAAGTTAGAAggacgggcctggtgcaagcggtagagtcttaccggaAGGTCCCGagttcgagtcacggtctcctcgcattgcacaggcgagggtaagacttgccactgacacccttccccagaccccgagCTGGGGTTAGTCATAGAAGTTAACAGGTACGAATATAACTGAAACAAAATAATTATAGTCTGATGTGTCATCATATATTTATATTGGCCAAACGATTTCTGTGTCTAAGCACTTCGTAGCTAGTACAAATTCTTAAGAACTATCTAAACGTGATTAGCTGTCGTGGGATCGACAGGTTGCCAATCTGCACCGTAAATTAGCTCAGCATAAACCTTTTGCAATACGTCAATCTTTACTCAAGTAAAACCACTTGGAAAAGGTACAGAAGAACTAAGGCTGAGATGCAACATGTACTGCCCATGTCGTAA is part of the Miscanthus floridulus cultivar M001 chromosome 9, ASM1932011v1, whole genome shotgun sequence genome and encodes:
- the LOC136482508 gene encoding uncharacterized protein, with the protein product MGAWMSRVWFLMFPAREYKLVVVGLDNAGKTTTLYKLHLGEAVTAAPTIGSNVEEVVFKNLRFEVWDLGGQESLRTSWATYYRGTHAVIVVIDSTDRARINIIKDELFRLLQHADLEGAVVLVFANKQDLKDAMPPAEITDALSLHSIKNHDWHIQASCAITGEGLYDGLGWIAQKVAGKATAS
- the LOC136484045 gene encoding beta-carotene isomerase D27, chloroplastic-like, producing the protein MEVATCMLLAHAHGVGVLPPPPAAARSVTKHSYTYTRRKRLATVRGVMARPQEVVVAPAPPAARPAPARERTAPAPPPPAAADTTTTYHDNWFDKLAIGYLSRNLQEASGMRNGKDGYEGLIEAALAISALFRVDQQWETVASALERAFPSYILTMIKVMMPPSRFCREYFAAFTTIFFPWLVGPCEVRESEVDGRKEKNVVYIPKCRFLESTNCVGMCTNLCKIPCQKFIQDSLGTAVYMSPNFEDMSCEMIFGQQPPEDDPALKQPCFRTKCIAKQNRQVNCSI